From Triticum aestivum cultivar Chinese Spring chromosome 4A, IWGSC CS RefSeq v2.1, whole genome shotgun sequence, a single genomic window includes:
- the LOC123088386 gene encoding uncharacterized protein: MIGDEGKRHTVSDGHVLPRLASEKVVVASTSPSAINIEEEFEVDIMQNINRSSNTPISVHRVMFGPEGWADLPHGLLHSIIVLLGSTHDLLAFIATCPSWYAAFMSINSTLGELFPPVIFRNCADQTSSAGSNIGNTWELIDPVYPSTLLCRLTPPSILDKMAVVKCSYGHAIFCNERSLVIMDVLTGTTVAAPPFPLSQLCYKTFISPEASPDSYLFVSSPHCLYAWRVGSPSWLHCDFLNAHLIKEMVSFKGRVIMRMRQTLYTVHLAPQFHVEVLRVDCRDYMDPYVLSGNLVACEDTLLLLGRNGEAFSIDFSTEPAKYVSVEEEGLKKWAFFFGEKRNRQPRLLVNPERMGLRGGLVYQLDENARVFSYPVDGNQNEELESEPCFATINAYLARNPTSFAAWV; this comes from the coding sequence AATTTGAAGTTGATATCATGCAAAACATCAACCGGAGCTCCAACACCCCCATCTCCGTGCACCGTGTTATGTTTGGACCCGAAGGCTGGGCGGACCTACCACATGGATTATTGCACTCCATCATTGTCCTGTTGGGTTCAACCCATGACCTTCTTGCATTCATCGCCACCTGCCCTAGCTGGTATGCCGCATTCATGTCAATCAATTCTACCTTAGGCGAGCTCTTCCCACCTGTTATTTTCCGGAACTGTGCCGACCAGACAAGCTCAGCTGGCTCTAACATTGGAAACACATGGGAGCTCATTGATCCTGTATATCCAAGTACTCTGTTGTGTCGCTTGACCCCTCCAAGTATTTTGGACAAAATGGCAGTCGTCAAATGTTCTTATGGTCATGCGATTTTCTGCAACGAGAGATCCCTTGTCATTATGGACGTGCTCACTGGCACTACAGTTGCAGCTCCACCTTTCCCATTGAGTCAACTGTGCTACAAAACCTTCATATCTCCAGAGGCGTCACCAGATTCATATCTATTTGTTAGCAGCCCGCACTGCCTGTACGCTTGGCGAGTTGGGAGCCCCTCTTGGTTGCACTGCGATTTTCTAAATGCACATTTGATCAAGGAGATGGTGTCCTTCAAAGGCCGGGTCATTATGAGGATGCGTCAAACACTATACACCGTGCATTTGGCACCTCAGTTTCATGTTGAGGTACTAAGAGTTGATTGCAGAGATTATATGGACCCGTACGTGCTTTCCGGAAATTTGGTGGCttgtgaagacacacttctcctacTTGGTCGTAACGGGGAAGCCTTCTCTATTGACTTCTCAACTGAACCTGCAAAGTATGTGAGCGTGGAAGAGGAAGGCTTGAAGAAGTGGGCGTTCTTCTTTGGCGAGAAACGTAATAGACAGCCACGACTCTTAGTGAATCCAGAGAGAATGGGTTTAAGGGGTGGCCTTGTCTATCAGTTGGATGAAAATGCTCGGGTATTTTCATACCCAGTAGATGGCAACCAAAATGAGGAGTTGGAGTCAGAACCTTGTTTTGCGACGATCAATGCTTATCTTGCTCGCAATCCTACATCCTTTGCAGCTTGGGTATGA